From Natronincola ferrireducens, the proteins below share one genomic window:
- a CDS encoding flavodoxin domain-containing protein — protein sequence MSSTIVIYQSKYGATKKYAEWLVEELSCDLIETKKATIQQIEKYDTVILGGGIYATGIAGISFLKKHQERLKGKKIIVFAVGASPYDKKAMAVLKERNFKTGLAHIPCFYCRGAWNEEIMSWKDRTLCNMLKKVVEKKDPATYEPWEAALMEAIGSKCDWTKKENLKPIIEFIQAK from the coding sequence TGCAGAATGGCTAGTGGAAGAACTATCATGCGATTTGATTGAAACAAAAAAAGCTACAATTCAGCAGATAGAGAAATATGATACAGTTATATTAGGTGGTGGCATATATGCTACAGGAATTGCAGGTATTTCTTTTCTTAAAAAACATCAAGAAAGATTAAAAGGCAAGAAGATTATAGTATTTGCAGTAGGAGCATCCCCATACGATAAAAAAGCAATGGCTGTATTAAAAGAGCGTAATTTTAAAACTGGTCTTGCACATATTCCTTGTTTTTATTGCAGAGGTGCATGGAATGAAGAAATTATGTCTTGGAAAGATCGGACATTATGTAATATGTTAAAAAAAGTTGTTGAGAAAAAAGATCCAGCCACCTACGAACCATGGGAAGCAGCTTTAATGGAAGCAATTGGATCAAAGTGTGATTGGACAAAAAAAGAAAATCTTAAACCTATTATTGAGTTTATACAAGCAAAATAA
- a CDS encoding ribosomal maturation YjgA family protein, whose protein sequence is MCSRLDFLPKWIHLYLEDVLWAMMIFLIIGMLFSRKNTYWVAASAILVTFSIEISQLYQAAWINEIRHTKIDGLILGFGNRQNISKNS, encoded by the coding sequence TTGTGTTCGAGATTAGACTTTTTACCAAAATGGATTCATCTTTATTTAGAGGATGTTCTTTGGGCAATGATGATTTTCCTTATTATTGGAATGTTGTTTAGTAGAAAAAATACATATTGGGTGGCAGCATCTGCCATTTTAGTTACATTTTCAATTGAGATTAGTCAATTATATCAGGCAGCATGGATAAATGAAATAAGACATACAAAGATTGATGGATTAATTTTGGGTTTTGGTAATCGCCAAAACATTAGTAAAAATTCCTAA